In Polyangiaceae bacterium, the genomic window CCGTGGCCTCGAGTGGAGCCTGCACGTCGAAGAGCTCCGTGTGGGCGAGGACCCCATCTCCATCACGCCCACGCTGACCAAGGTCGTGGTCCGGGAGGGCTGGCTCAGCGCGGACATGCACGTCCACGCCGCGCCATCCTGGGACTCGAGCGTGCCGATGCCCGCGCGTGTCTACGAGTTCGCCGCTGAAGGCGTGGACGTGTTGGTCTCCACCGATCACAACATCGTGACGGACTACCGCCCGGAGATCGAGCGAGCGGGTGCGCGGGACCTGCTCGGCACCGTCGCCGGATCGGAGATCAGCACCACGGACTGGGGGCACTTCGGGGCATTCCCCATGCGCGACGAGAACGACTGGTGGGTCCTGCACGGCGTGCGCATGAACGGCATGCGTCCAGACGAGCTGCTCGGAGCGCTCCGGCGCCATGGACCGAGCGCGCTCGTCACGGTGAACCATCCCCGCCTGGGCAAGATGGGCTACTTCAGCGTGGGCGGCTTCGATCCCAGGTCCGGTCGCTTCACCAAGAACCGCGTGTCGTTCGAGTTCGACGCCATCGAGGTGATGAACGGGGCCAAGCACGGCTCCGCGCAGGCCGTGGAGCGGGTGCTCGCGGACTGGTTCGGGCTGCTCAGGAGCGGCCGCAGGGTCACCGCCGTCGGCAACTCGGACACTCACGAAATCCAGACCAGCTACGCCGGCTATCCGCGCAACTACGTGCGCCTCGACGACCCCGTGCCCGCCGTGGACGGTGACCGCATGGCCGCCGCCTTCCGCGAGGGCCACTCGTTCTTCAGCTCCGGCCCCTTCGTCGAGGCCCGCGTCGCCGACAAGTCGTACGGGGAGCTGGTTCGCGCTCGGGATGGCCGCGTCAACCTTGAGCTCAAGCTCTGGGCACCGGACTGGGTCTCGGTCTCGCGCCTCAGGATCTACGTGAACGGTGAGGTGAAGCGCGATCTCGCGGTTCCGGCGGGGACGGGGCCGGTGCGCTTCTCCGACACGGTCGCGGTCGAGGCGCCCACCGACGCCTTCGTCGTCGTGCGCGTGGACGGTGACCGCGCGCTGCCGCCCATCGTGGGCGGCCCGGGGGACGAGCCGCTCACCCCCATCGCCATCACCAACCCCATCTACGTGGACGCGGACGGCGACGGGAAGTATCGGGCCGGTCGCTGATCAACCCCGCTTGCGGATCGCCGCGATCCAGAAGCCTCCCAGGTACTTGAACGGCGAGTCGCAGA contains:
- a CDS encoding CehA/McbA family metallohydrolase translates to MRPPDLLVPGLALALAAGLFSHACGRAPSRELEGLGVDSGASPLPSASPQEPAPKQRGNVSFSVRDPSGQSIPCKLTLLGRDGTPNPDLGMGLPTAAIDGGMVAYHRVFSLSGSGAFVLPKGSYDVYVSRGLEWSLHVEELRVGEDPISITPTLTKVVVREGWLSADMHVHAAPSWDSSVPMPARVYEFAAEGVDVLVSTDHNIVTDYRPEIERAGARDLLGTVAGSEISTTDWGHFGAFPMRDENDWWVLHGVRMNGMRPDELLGALRRHGPSALVTVNHPRLGKMGYFSVGGFDPRSGRFTKNRVSFEFDAIEVMNGAKHGSAQAVERVLADWFGLLRSGRRVTAVGNSDTHEIQTSYAGYPRNYVRLDDPVPAVDGDRMAAAFREGHSFFSSGPFVEARVADKSYGELVRARDGRVNLELKLWAPDWVSVSRLRIYVNGEVKRDLAVPAGTGPVRFSDTVAVEAPTDAFVVVRVDGDRALPPIVGGPGDEPLTPIAITNPIYVDADGDGKYRAGR